The Streptomyces sp. NBC_00162 genome window below encodes:
- a CDS encoding NPP1 family protein, whose translation MRTNRHIQRSAVVVGAALALVVGLSQAAFAAPPPALPAQAEAIEQTFQPAYDYDTDGCYPTPAIGPTGVLNSGLKPTGALNGNCRDASDLDNTNGYSRWSCNNGWCAVMYALYFEKDQAIPGIELGGHRHDWEHVVVWIQGNEAKYVATSAHGDFNIHARDQIRWDGTHPKIVYHKDGASTHCFRAANTNDEPPENHRRAWQFPALVGWSGYPATLRDKLSQADFGSAHFGLKDSAYASHLAKAKPAGIPFDPYQT comes from the coding sequence GTGCGGACGAACCGTCACATCCAGAGATCAGCCGTGGTCGTCGGCGCCGCCCTCGCGCTGGTCGTCGGGCTTTCCCAGGCGGCCTTCGCGGCGCCACCCCCGGCCCTGCCCGCCCAGGCCGAAGCGATCGAGCAGACCTTCCAGCCGGCGTATGACTACGACACCGACGGCTGCTACCCGACACCCGCCATAGGCCCGACCGGAGTTCTGAACAGCGGACTCAAGCCCACCGGCGCCCTCAACGGCAACTGCCGCGACGCCTCGGACCTCGACAACACCAACGGATACTCCCGCTGGAGCTGCAACAACGGCTGGTGCGCCGTGATGTACGCGCTGTACTTCGAGAAGGACCAGGCCATCCCCGGCATCGAGCTCGGCGGCCACCGCCACGACTGGGAACACGTGGTGGTGTGGATCCAGGGCAACGAGGCCAAGTACGTCGCGACCTCCGCCCACGGCGACTTCAACATCCACGCGCGCGATCAGATCCGCTGGGACGGCACCCACCCCAAGATCGTCTACCACAAGGACGGCGCCAGCACCCACTGCTTCCGCGCGGCGAACACCAACGACGAACCGCCCGAGAACCACCGCCGTGCCTGGCAGTTCCCCGCGCTCGTCGGGTGGTCGGGCTACCCTGCGACACTGCGGGACAAGCTCAGCCAGGCCGATTTCGGCAGCGCCCACTTCGGCCTGAAGGACAGCGCCTACGCATCCCACCTGGCCAAAGCCAAGCCGGCGGGCATCCCATTCGACCCGTATCAGACGTGA
- a CDS encoding TetR/AcrR family transcriptional regulator, with the protein MATPPSKAGTKGVPREHRRQQMLEAATEEFGTRGYAAASLPAIAARVGVTKTLLHQYFGTKEDLYVACLVPVGDRLLNAIRTAMGPDGTAPHTPLRVLHGVFTALEGRREAWFVLYDTSLPPGGEAARRASEYWSAIDRLAAGGTAELLRAAGSTDPLDADALKYVWRDLVATLVRWWVKHPEQTPAAMTQRCARLFAAAATLTPDGHSG; encoded by the coding sequence ATGGCAACCCCACCTTCGAAAGCCGGTACCAAGGGAGTCCCGCGGGAGCACCGCCGGCAGCAGATGCTCGAGGCGGCCACGGAGGAGTTCGGCACCCGCGGCTACGCGGCCGCGTCGCTCCCCGCGATCGCCGCCCGCGTGGGCGTCACCAAGACGCTGCTGCACCAGTACTTCGGCACCAAGGAGGACCTGTACGTCGCCTGCCTGGTCCCCGTCGGGGACCGGCTCCTGAACGCCATCCGTACGGCGATGGGCCCGGACGGGACCGCTCCGCACACGCCGCTGCGCGTACTGCACGGCGTCTTCACCGCCCTGGAGGGGCGGCGGGAGGCGTGGTTCGTGCTGTACGACACCTCCCTGCCGCCCGGCGGCGAGGCGGCACGCCGGGCCTCGGAGTACTGGTCGGCCATCGACCGGCTCGCCGCCGGCGGCACCGCCGAACTGCTGCGCGCGGCCGGATCCACCGACCCGCTGGACGCCGACGCGCTCAAGTACGTATGGCGGGACCTGGTCGCCACCCTCGTCCGCTGGTGGGTCAAGCACCCGGAGCAGACCCCGGCGGCCATGACGCAGCGCTGCGCCCGCCTGTTCGCGGCGGCCGCCACCCTCACCCCCGACGGCCACTCCGGCTGA
- a CDS encoding FAD-binding oxidoreductase, with product MSGTTTQPTSRTRSWWGWGWTDAHPDDAECAAMGALLPGTLSRPLPVPRIRDLGIGSPAVEPPPSLAHLVTADPGDRAAHAMGKAYRDVVRALRGRPGRIPDLVARPTDEQGVADLLDWAGDRQVAVVPYGGGSSVTGGVEYRGDAHRAVLSLDLTAMGRVLEVDTEGRAARIQAGTLGPSLEDQLRPHGLTLRHFPQSFEFSTLGGWLATRAGGHYATGRTHIDDFVQAMRVVTPAGTSSSWRLPASGAGPSPDRLFLGSEGALGIITEAWVRLQERPRHKASAAVTFTDFHDALRAVRTLAQSDLSPANCRLLDSGEAALSGAAQDGSAVLVLGFESADEPVTARLERAVGVARSYGGRYGGAAGPDQAPGEAAAGDTGGDAAVGAWRSAFLRMPYLRDGLARMGAVAETFETAATWDRIPGLIEAVRTEVGAAALKATGHPATVNCRLTHVYPDGAAPYFTVLAAGRAGDEVALWDDLKAVAGEVLHRHRATITHHHAVGRDHRPGYDRQRPEPFALALRAAKGALDPRGILNPGVLVD from the coding sequence ATGTCCGGCACCACCACGCAGCCGACGTCCCGCACCCGCTCCTGGTGGGGCTGGGGCTGGACGGACGCGCATCCCGACGACGCGGAATGCGCCGCGATGGGCGCCCTGCTGCCCGGCACCCTCAGCCGCCCGCTCCCGGTGCCCCGCATCCGGGACCTGGGCATCGGGAGCCCCGCCGTCGAACCCCCGCCGAGCCTCGCCCACCTGGTCACCGCGGACCCCGGGGACCGCGCCGCCCACGCCATGGGAAAGGCGTACCGCGACGTGGTGCGTGCCCTTCGCGGGCGCCCCGGCCGCATCCCCGATCTCGTCGCCCGCCCGACGGACGAGCAGGGCGTGGCCGACCTGCTGGACTGGGCGGGTGACCGGCAGGTCGCCGTCGTCCCGTACGGCGGGGGTTCCTCGGTCACCGGGGGCGTGGAGTACCGCGGCGACGCCCACCGGGCGGTGCTGTCCCTCGACCTGACCGCCATGGGCCGCGTCCTGGAGGTCGACACCGAGGGCCGGGCCGCGCGCATCCAGGCGGGCACCCTCGGGCCGAGCCTGGAGGACCAGCTGCGGCCCCACGGCCTCACCCTGCGGCACTTCCCGCAGAGCTTCGAGTTCTCCACCCTGGGGGGCTGGCTCGCCACCCGGGCCGGCGGCCACTACGCCACCGGCCGCACGCACATCGACGACTTCGTGCAAGCGATGCGCGTGGTCACCCCGGCCGGCACGAGCAGCTCCTGGCGGCTGCCCGCGTCCGGGGCGGGTCCCTCCCCCGACCGCCTGTTCCTGGGCTCCGAAGGGGCCCTCGGCATCATCACCGAGGCATGGGTCCGCCTGCAGGAACGCCCCCGCCACAAGGCGTCCGCCGCGGTCACCTTCACCGACTTCCACGACGCGCTCCGGGCGGTGCGCACCCTCGCACAGTCCGACCTCTCCCCCGCCAACTGCCGTCTGCTGGACTCCGGTGAGGCCGCGCTGTCGGGCGCGGCGCAGGACGGTTCCGCCGTGCTGGTGCTCGGCTTCGAGTCGGCGGACGAACCGGTGACCGCCCGGCTCGAACGGGCCGTCGGCGTGGCCCGCTCGTACGGCGGCCGGTACGGCGGGGCCGCAGGCCCGGACCAGGCCCCGGGCGAGGCCGCGGCCGGTGACACGGGCGGTGACGCGGCCGTGGGCGCCTGGCGTTCGGCCTTCCTGCGGATGCCCTACCTCCGCGACGGTCTGGCCAGGATGGGCGCCGTCGCGGAGACCTTCGAGACTGCGGCCACCTGGGACCGGATCCCCGGCCTGATCGAGGCGGTGCGCACCGAGGTCGGCGCGGCGGCGCTCAAGGCCACCGGACACCCGGCAACCGTCAACTGCCGTCTGACTCATGTGTATCCGGACGGGGCGGCTCCGTACTTCACCGTCCTCGCCGCAGGCCGTGCCGGTGACGAGGTCGCCCTCTGGGACGACCTCAAGGCCGTGGCGGGCGAGGTCCTGCACCGCCACCGGGCCACCATCACCCACCACCATGCCGTCGGCCGGGACCACCGTCCGGGCTACGACCGTCAGCGCCCCGAGCCCTTCGCCCTCGCGCTGCGGGCCGCGAAGGGGGCCCTCGATCCGCGGGGCATCCTCAACCCCGGCGTGCTCGTGGACTGA